In Aquiflexum balticum DSM 16537, a single genomic region encodes these proteins:
- a CDS encoding PAS domain-containing protein, which yields MNSLIQASDYFYFIQLDEKGIVLDANEFLQNQCQFLNHPLIKSSFSELVYYKDFSNYEFLLKKSLEKGERKFIIDLRKVKSDGSDFYWTRWEFTITSKVNHYSISGIGHKVSPKKEKEVEFPETVNNLHARHDLMEGLLDDNLIGFWNWDIADQSDQLSLSLNEMFGYNPLLNGRGRKNVKWKKHIHPGDKPKVELELKEHFNTFGKHPFHCEFRIKNRHKKDIWVLGYGKVIKWENNGKPEIMVGCFFDISERKKSENLIHKQSQYLKTVTFNQSHLMRSKLANIIGILEIIDPKSPQIETAHFLKMIKTEAKKLDEELRKSISDSNSFDLSPLVDRESAGLI from the coding sequence ATGAATAGCTTAATTCAAGCTTCTGACTATTTCTATTTCATCCAATTGGATGAAAAAGGAATTGTATTGGATGCCAATGAATTTCTTCAAAACCAATGTCAATTTCTGAATCACCCGCTAATCAAATCCTCTTTTTCTGAATTGGTTTATTACAAAGATTTTTCAAATTATGAATTTCTCCTCAAAAAATCCTTAGAAAAAGGAGAAAGAAAATTTATAATCGATTTGCGAAAAGTTAAATCCGATGGAAGTGATTTTTATTGGACAAGATGGGAATTTACAATTACAAGTAAAGTAAATCATTATTCTATTTCAGGAATAGGTCATAAGGTTAGTCCGAAAAAAGAAAAAGAAGTAGAATTCCCTGAAACGGTCAATAATCTCCATGCAAGACACGACTTGATGGAAGGATTGCTTGATGACAACCTTATCGGATTCTGGAATTGGGATATTGCTGATCAATCAGACCAATTGAGTCTCTCTCTTAATGAAATGTTTGGTTATAACCCACTGCTTAATGGCAGAGGCAGAAAAAATGTCAAGTGGAAAAAACATATCCATCCCGGCGATAAGCCTAAAGTAGAACTAGAGCTTAAAGAGCACTTCAACACTTTTGGAAAACATCCTTTCCACTGTGAATTCAGAATCAAAAACCGGCACAAAAAAGATATATGGGTCCTTGGATATGGAAAGGTCATCAAATGGGAAAACAACGGAAAACCTGAAATAATGGTAGGTTGCTTTTTCGATATTTCCGAAAGGAAAAAATCGGAAAATCTCATTCATAAACAAAGTCAGTACCTCAAAACGGTTACCTTCAACCAATCTCATTTGATGCGGTCAAAACTGGCAAATATCATAGGAATCCTTGAAATCATTGATCCAAAAAGCCCCCAGATCGAAACCGCCCATTTTTTGAAAATGATCAAAACCGAAGCCAAAAAACTGGATGAAGAACTTAGGAAAAGTATTTCCGATTCAAACAGCTTCGATCTAAGTCCTTTGGTAGACAGGGAATCAGCAGGGTTGATTTAA
- a CDS encoding hydrolase, whose amino-acid sequence MEFSHLLNRKEFGSISNLGNVMSIEEALELLNSWVKNEKLVFHMKQVGHLMRAYAAAKMYDTETQYLWYLAGLLHDADWDQWPDEHCRKIIEELEARNQDPRLMKAIASHGPSYFGVEPESEMDKMLYAFDELSGFVHAYSLMRPQGYEEMEVKGVKKRLKDKGFAAQVSREDIADASERAEIPVEDLIQFVIDNQLRQV is encoded by the coding sequence ATGGAGTTTTCTCATTTGCTAAATAGAAAAGAATTCGGTTCAATTTCCAACTTAGGCAATGTAATGTCGATTGAAGAGGCCTTGGAACTATTAAATTCCTGGGTAAAAAATGAAAAACTTGTTTTTCATATGAAGCAGGTTGGCCATTTAATGAGAGCTTATGCGGCAGCAAAAATGTACGACACGGAGACCCAATACCTGTGGTATCTTGCAGGATTGCTGCATGATGCAGATTGGGATCAGTGGCCTGATGAGCATTGCCGAAAAATCATCGAGGAACTGGAAGCAAGAAATCAGGATCCAAGATTAATGAAAGCAATCGCTAGTCATGGGCCAAGCTATTTTGGAGTCGAGCCTGAATCAGAGATGGATAAAATGTTGTATGCTTTTGATGAATTATCCGGTTTTGTCCATGCATATTCTCTAATGAGGCCACAGGGATATGAGGAAATGGAAGTCAAAGGGGTCAAAAAAAGGCTAAAAGATAAAGGTTTTGCTGCGCAAGTTAGTAGGGAGGATATTGCAGATGCTTCAGAAAGGGCTGAAATTCCAGTCGAGGATCTGATCCAATTCGTGATTGACAATCAGCTTAGACAAGTTTAG
- a CDS encoding DUF4494 domain-containing protein: MRIWFLCKVKYAKENEQGLLKNVSEQYLVDAVSFTEAEARIYDMLGSVIRGDFQVTNISKSNFVDVFFFEDIDIWHKCKISYIVTDGDSGKEKKVTQFMLVTAHDVKEAYDRIYESLSNMLVSFRVPEVTESPIVEVFPYEKEEELNPPIPANLRPLNQVEAELREYEEGAE; this comes from the coding sequence ATGAGGATTTGGTTTTTGTGTAAGGTTAAATACGCCAAAGAAAATGAGCAGGGATTGCTCAAAAATGTTTCTGAACAGTACCTGGTAGATGCGGTATCTTTTACGGAAGCTGAGGCCAGGATTTATGATATGTTGGGTTCTGTCATCAGAGGTGATTTTCAGGTGACAAACATCAGCAAAAGCAATTTTGTGGATGTTTTTTTCTTTGAAGACATAGACATCTGGCACAAGTGCAAGATCAGCTATATTGTAACAGATGGCGACAGTGGCAAGGAAAAGAAAGTCACCCAATTTATGCTGGTAACTGCACATGATGTCAAAGAGGCATATGACCGTATCTATGAAAGCTTAAGCAATATGTTGGTTTCTTTTAGAGTTCCTGAGGTAACCGAAAGCCCGATAGTGGAAGTTTTCCCTTATGAAAAAGAGGAGGAACTCAATCCGCCGATTCCGGCAAACCTGAGGCCGCTAAACCAAGTGGAGGCAGAATTAAGAGAATATGAAGAAGGGGCTGAATAA
- a CDS encoding patatin-like phospholipase family protein, which produces MWQKIIYSFPVQLLFLHLKKNLLLLSLWFLLLLIAFQSFGTVIGLPYLLLDPEYLNRVSWQGFFFVGVALGVFTMSFHMTTYILDGAKFKFLAVIPRPFIQYCLNNSIVPLIFYILYLFAFISFQLDNEHENNWVVLNYFLGFSGGTILTYTLLFLYFGLTNKDFFILFAGSVEKRLRKTKLPRANMLRRIKESQKQKDKVADYLDISFRFKEIRQDLSRFESHQLLRVFDQNHLNMFIIQTVLISLILVMGLFRENPLLQIPAAASGMLLFSILTMVVGAFTFWLREWATPVVLVGILLFNYVSNTEWLNRPHTAFGLDYDMEPAAYNLGNLKVMLHQDSVEKDRKFTLEILENWRKKFPANEKPKMVFVAVSGGGQRAALWTLKVLQEAEIASEGRIFRHTQMISGASGGVIGAAFFRELYLRNQFDQKTDYLKEKYLDQISSDNLNPIIFTLLVNDMLIRNQYFEYNGRRYLKDRGFAFESQLNINTEGVMDKTISEYLEPEYNSQIPMLPITPLITNDGRKLIIAPYSMSYMGISLDRTEGFDEKSQSIDFQRMFAEHEAKNLRFISALRMGATFPFITPNIQLPSKPLMQTMDSGLSDNFGVQDALRFIYVFQEWIKENTSGVVLITIRDSEKFTEIEQKPLPRFFEKLFTPVKNIYINWDNVQTLNNEVLFTRMKETMDFELERIEFEYSTLQYLRDRGLADQLGPFSPIDQDIQRASLNWRLTAREKKSIIDNINSTQNRLSLEKIKRLGLLTPMP; this is translated from the coding sequence ATGTGGCAAAAAATCATTTATAGCTTTCCGGTTCAGTTATTGTTTTTACACCTGAAGAAAAACCTGTTATTGTTATCCTTATGGTTTCTCTTGCTGTTGATAGCATTCCAAAGTTTTGGGACGGTCATCGGTCTGCCATATCTTTTGTTGGATCCCGAATACCTCAACAGGGTATCCTGGCAAGGTTTTTTCTTTGTGGGCGTAGCATTGGGGGTATTTACCATGTCATTTCATATGACCACCTATATTTTGGATGGGGCAAAATTCAAGTTTTTGGCTGTGATCCCAAGACCTTTCATCCAGTATTGTCTTAATAATTCGATCGTACCACTTATTTTTTATATCCTTTACCTTTTTGCATTTATAAGTTTTCAATTGGATAATGAACATGAAAATAACTGGGTCGTCCTAAATTATTTCTTGGGTTTTTCAGGAGGGACTATTTTAACCTATACTTTGTTGTTTTTGTATTTCGGACTTACCAACAAAGATTTTTTCATCCTTTTTGCAGGCAGTGTTGAAAAGAGGTTGAGAAAAACCAAATTACCTAGGGCAAATATGCTCAGAAGAATCAAAGAGAGTCAAAAGCAAAAGGATAAAGTGGCAGATTACTTGGATATCAGTTTTAGGTTCAAGGAAATCAGACAGGATCTTTCCAGGTTTGAATCCCATCAATTACTTCGGGTTTTTGATCAAAATCACCTGAATATGTTCATCATACAGACAGTCTTGATCAGCCTGATATTGGTCATGGGCTTGTTTAGAGAAAATCCTTTGTTGCAAATTCCCGCTGCTGCAAGTGGCATGTTACTTTTCTCCATATTGACAATGGTAGTAGGGGCATTTACTTTTTGGTTGAGGGAATGGGCAACTCCTGTAGTATTGGTAGGGATTCTACTTTTTAATTATGTGTCAAATACTGAATGGCTTAACAGGCCCCATACTGCATTTGGTTTGGATTATGATATGGAACCTGCTGCATATAATCTGGGAAATTTGAAGGTAATGCTTCATCAAGACAGTGTGGAAAAGGATAGAAAATTTACGCTGGAAATTCTGGAGAACTGGCGCAAAAAATTCCCTGCAAATGAAAAACCCAAAATGGTCTTCGTAGCGGTCAGTGGGGGTGGGCAAAGGGCTGCTTTATGGACTTTGAAAGTTCTCCAAGAAGCTGAAATTGCTTCAGAAGGAAGGATTTTTCGGCATACTCAAATGATCAGCGGGGCATCGGGAGGAGTAATTGGGGCTGCGTTTTTTAGAGAACTGTATCTGAGAAATCAGTTTGATCAAAAAACCGATTATTTAAAGGAAAAGTATCTTGATCAGATTTCTTCTGATAACCTCAATCCTATTATTTTCACCCTCTTGGTAAATGATATGTTGATCAGAAACCAATACTTTGAATACAATGGGAGAAGATACCTTAAGGATAGAGGGTTTGCTTTTGAAAGCCAATTGAACATCAATACAGAAGGAGTGATGGATAAAACCATTTCGGAATATTTGGAGCCGGAATATAACTCTCAGATTCCCATGTTACCGATTACACCTTTGATAACCAATGATGGCCGAAAATTGATCATTGCACCATATTCCATGTCCTACATGGGAATATCATTGGACCGAACAGAAGGATTTGATGAGAAAAGCCAATCTATTGATTTTCAAAGAATGTTTGCCGAGCATGAAGCAAAAAATTTAAGGTTTATAAGCGCCCTTAGAATGGGGGCAACTTTTCCTTTTATTACGCCAAATATTCAACTTCCATCCAAACCATTAATGCAGACAATGGATTCCGGTCTTTCGGATAACTTTGGCGTCCAGGATGCTTTACGTTTTATTTATGTTTTTCAGGAATGGATAAAGGAAAATACTTCGGGGGTGGTTTTAATTACTATCAGGGATTCTGAAAAATTTACTGAAATTGAACAAAAGCCATTACCCAGATTTTTTGAGAAACTGTTTACACCGGTCAAAAATATTTACATCAATTGGGACAATGTACAGACCCTGAACAATGAAGTGCTTTTTACAAGGATGAAAGAAACCATGGATTTTGAATTGGAGAGAATTGAATTTGAATATTCCACTTTACAATATCTCAGAGATAGAGGTTTGGCCGATCAATTGGGGCCATTTAGTCCTATCGATCAGGATATACAACGCGCTTCTTTAAATTGGAGACTTACGGCAAGAGAAAAAAAATCCATCATTGACAATATCAACAGCACTCAAAACAGGCTTTCATTGGAGAAAATAAAGCGCTTGGGGTTATTAACTCCTATGCCTTAA
- a CDS encoding monovalent cation:proton antiporter family protein translates to MLTYLLASVELPMLSDIVLIFGLATLVILLFMRLKIPTIIGFLFTGAIAGPYGLSLVQASTTVEVLSEIGVILLLFVIGMEFSLKSLLSIKKAVFIGGSLQVSITILVTTFISYFLGFDWNVAVFIGFLFSLSSTAIVLKLLQEGGQVNTIPGRTTLAILIFQDVVIVPLMLFTPMLAGESDNIALSLFLMAIKGTVVILITIVSAKYLVPNLLFRIAKSRNEELFLLSIIVICFAVAYLTSLLGLSLGLGAFLAGLIISESDYSHHATGKILPFREVFLSFFFVSVGMLFDITFLFSHIFVIIGLTLLTFVVKFVIASISVRAIGQGFKEAFMVGLSIFQVGEFSLLLAKVGMTYSLFDAETYQYFLAISIITMAVTPFVLKKREELACGILNLPLPSRLNKRFGNENIPEPSIEDPSLTDHLVIIGYGLNGHNLSKAAKSANIPYAIIEMNPETVRAEALKGEPIMYGDAANESVLEHINIHKARVAVIAISNAEATKRIITAIRHITHNPYVIVRTRYVNEMEENHKLGADEVIPEEFETSIEIFHRVLHKYLIPRHDIEEFTAEVRSHNYEMFRGTTDVTSRFKIDLPEINFVSLKVEKDTGAFINIPIKEAGIREKIGVNVVAIKRGDRTITEITGDQKLKLGDTVYVVGKIEAIEAFQKEIEVD, encoded by the coding sequence ATGTTAACCTACCTTTTAGCTTCAGTTGAATTGCCCATGTTGTCAGATATTGTCCTGATTTTCGGACTTGCTACATTGGTGATTTTACTCTTTATGAGGCTTAAAATACCCACCATAATCGGTTTTTTGTTTACCGGTGCGATTGCAGGCCCTTATGGCTTATCATTGGTTCAGGCTTCTACAACTGTTGAGGTTCTCTCTGAGATAGGCGTAATCTTGCTACTTTTTGTCATTGGGATGGAGTTTTCCTTAAAAAGTCTTCTTTCCATCAAAAAAGCAGTTTTTATCGGTGGTTCATTACAGGTATCCATTACAATTTTGGTCACTACTTTTATATCATATTTCCTGGGTTTTGATTGGAATGTAGCAGTTTTTATTGGATTTCTTTTCTCCCTGAGCAGTACTGCAATTGTGCTAAAGCTATTACAGGAAGGTGGTCAGGTCAATACGATTCCCGGCAGGACCACTTTGGCGATTTTGATTTTCCAAGATGTAGTGATTGTACCCTTGATGCTTTTCACTCCCATGCTGGCTGGAGAAAGTGATAACATTGCCTTATCGCTGTTTCTGATGGCAATAAAAGGCACAGTAGTTATTTTGATTACAATAGTAAGTGCCAAATACCTGGTGCCTAATCTTTTGTTCAGGATAGCAAAATCAAGAAATGAAGAATTGTTTTTGTTGAGTATCATTGTCATTTGTTTTGCAGTAGCATACCTGACTTCACTTCTAGGGCTTTCATTGGGATTGGGGGCCTTCCTGGCAGGACTGATTATCAGTGAATCTGATTACAGCCATCATGCAACAGGGAAAATCCTTCCCTTCAGGGAGGTGTTTCTAAGCTTCTTCTTTGTTTCAGTAGGAATGTTGTTTGACATTACCTTCCTATTCTCCCATATTTTTGTGATTATAGGTCTGACACTTCTGACTTTTGTGGTGAAGTTTGTAATTGCTTCTATTTCAGTAAGAGCAATTGGTCAAGGATTCAAGGAAGCATTTATGGTTGGCTTATCAATTTTTCAAGTGGGTGAATTTTCGCTTTTATTGGCAAAAGTAGGCATGACATATAGTTTGTTTGATGCAGAAACCTACCAGTATTTTCTTGCGATTTCGATCATTACCATGGCCGTCACTCCTTTTGTTCTGAAAAAGAGAGAGGAGTTAGCGTGCGGTATACTCAATTTACCCCTTCCAAGCAGGCTGAACAAAAGATTTGGTAATGAAAACATCCCTGAACCTTCCATTGAAGACCCATCTTTGACAGATCATTTGGTCATCATAGGATATGGATTAAACGGGCACAACCTTTCCAAAGCAGCAAAATCGGCAAACATCCCCTATGCCATTATTGAAATGAATCCCGAGACAGTTAGGGCTGAAGCATTGAAAGGAGAACCAATTATGTACGGCGATGCCGCCAATGAATCTGTTCTTGAGCACATCAATATACATAAAGCGCGAGTAGCAGTAATAGCAATTTCGAATGCGGAGGCTACAAAAAGAATCATAACTGCAATAAGGCATATTACCCATAATCCCTATGTCATTGTGAGAACCAGGTATGTCAATGAAATGGAAGAAAACCATAAGCTTGGTGCAGATGAGGTGATACCTGAGGAATTTGAAACGTCCATAGAAATATTCCACAGGGTTCTTCACAAATACCTGATTCCACGGCACGATATTGAGGAATTCACTGCTGAAGTAAGGTCACACAACTATGAAATGTTCAGGGGTACCACAGATGTTACTTCAAGGTTCAAAATTGATTTGCCTGAAATCAATTTTGTAAGCCTCAAAGTTGAAAAAGATACAGGAGCATTTATCAATATTCCAATTAAAGAAGCCGGCATTAGGGAAAAAATCGGTGTAAACGTGGTGGCCATCAAAAGAGGGGATAGAACCATCACGGAAATTACCGGTGATCAAAAGCTAAAACTTGGAGATACCGTGTATGTCGTGGGAAAAATTGAAGCAATTGAAGCTTTTCAGAAAGAAATTGAAGTGGATTAA
- a CDS encoding Mpo1 family 2-hydroxy fatty acid dioxygenase, with protein MRKIDELLLEYGQSHQNETNKTIHWICVPAIFFSIVGLVFSIPSEQLSTLLPFLHGFANWATLILIFILLYYVSLSPPLALGMFFFSALCLALANLIDLISPVPLWTVSVVIFILAWIFQFYGHKIEGQKPSFFKDLQFLLIGPAWLMHFIYKKLGLAY; from the coding sequence ATGAGAAAAATTGATGAATTGTTATTGGAATATGGCCAAAGCCATCAAAATGAAACAAACAAAACCATACATTGGATTTGTGTTCCTGCCATATTTTTCAGTATAGTGGGATTGGTTTTCAGCATTCCTTCTGAGCAACTTTCAACCCTATTACCTTTTTTACATGGATTTGCCAATTGGGCCACTTTGATTTTGATCTTTATCCTGCTTTACTATGTTTCGCTGTCGCCGCCCTTGGCTTTGGGCATGTTTTTCTTTTCTGCTCTTTGTCTCGCTCTGGCCAATTTAATTGATTTGATTTCGCCTGTTCCTTTATGGACTGTAAGCGTCGTTATTTTCATTTTAGCCTGGATTTTCCAATTTTATGGACATAAGATTGAAGGTCAGAAACCTTCCTTTTTCAAGGACCTACAGTTTTTATTGATAGGCCCTGCTTGGTTGATGCACTTTATTTATAAAAAACTTGGATTGGCCTATTGA
- a CDS encoding NAD(P)/FAD-dependent oxidoreductase — MLSFWEKTHFLNFDLIVIGGGIVGLSTAIQYKKQFPGKKVLVLERGLFPSGASTKNAGFACFGSLTEILDDLCHHSELEVLNLVKKRYSGLCAIREEFGDEALGYQATSGFELITENEIADLKQLGKINDLLYPLFGNSVFEELKDISRFGFSKKVLKVIQNKYEGELDSGKFIQSLWDRCQHLNIKILTGAEVRHLDIEKSEVIVGERESGITFKSEKIAVCTNAFTKNLIPELDIVPGRGLVMVTKKLPKTIPWIGSFHYDKGFVYFRNVDNRILLGGGRNIDFIGERSTDLVINDKIRNYLKEIYSEIIMPGDPPELEMEWSGIMAFGDSKTPIVKMVNNHVGVAVRLGGMGVAIGWQTAGELVALLSKV, encoded by the coding sequence ATGTTGAGTTTTTGGGAAAAGACGCATTTTTTAAACTTTGACCTGATTGTGATCGGAGGGGGTATAGTCGGTCTTTCGACAGCCATACAGTACAAAAAGCAGTTTCCTGGAAAAAAAGTACTGGTTTTGGAGCGAGGCCTATTTCCAAGTGGGGCAAGTACCAAAAATGCTGGTTTTGCCTGTTTTGGCAGCTTGACTGAAATTTTGGATGACCTCTGTCATCATTCAGAACTAGAAGTTCTCAACCTTGTGAAAAAAAGGTATTCAGGACTTTGTGCCATCAGAGAGGAGTTTGGAGATGAAGCTTTGGGATATCAAGCAACAAGTGGATTTGAATTGATTACTGAAAATGAGATTGCCGATTTGAAGCAACTCGGTAAAATCAATGATCTCTTATATCCGCTTTTCGGTAATTCGGTTTTTGAGGAGCTCAAGGATATTTCAAGATTTGGATTTTCAAAAAAAGTCCTGAAAGTTATCCAAAACAAATATGAAGGCGAGTTGGACTCGGGAAAGTTTATCCAATCCCTATGGGACAGATGTCAGCATTTGAACATTAAGATTCTGACAGGTGCAGAAGTCAGGCATTTGGATATTGAAAAAAGTGAAGTCATAGTAGGGGAAAGAGAAAGTGGGATTACTTTCAAATCAGAAAAAATTGCTGTCTGCACCAATGCCTTTACCAAAAATCTAATTCCCGAATTGGATATAGTGCCCGGTAGGGGATTGGTCATGGTCACCAAAAAACTCCCCAAAACCATACCATGGATCGGTTCTTTTCATTATGATAAGGGTTTTGTTTACTTCCGAAATGTGGATAATAGAATATTATTAGGAGGGGGAAGAAATATTGATTTCATAGGTGAACGGAGTACTGATTTGGTTATTAATGATAAAATCCGGAATTATTTGAAAGAAATATACAGTGAAATCATCATGCCTGGAGATCCTCCTGAATTAGAAATGGAATGGTCAGGAATCATGGCCTTTGGTGATTCCAAAACTCCAATTGTGAAAATGGTAAACAACCATGTAGGAGTCGCTGTCAGGTTAGGAGGAATGGGGGTAGCAATAGGATGGCAAACAGCCGGAGAATTGGTTGCTTTATTATCAAAAGTGTAA
- the nhaC gene encoding Na+/H+ antiporter NhaC: protein MTKKHKEPSIPEALFPIAFLIVLLVINIWIFGTEGLSGSNQMVLVISSAVAALVAVFRLNIKWEILQDGIVKSISSAMSSILILLLIGSLAGTWMLSGIVPAMIYYGLQILNPTIFLIAACIVSAIVSVATGSSWTTVATVGVALLGIGRALGFEEGIIAGAIISGAYFGDKMSPLSDTTNLAPAMAGTDLFTHIRHMTKTTFPTMIITLIIFGIIGFTSGAEGSVGQVKEISAVILENFNINGWLFIVPLVVIGMIVKKIPAVPALLTGALLGGVFAIIFQPEVIRLIANEADSSMVYQSFKAVMMALYGEISVITSNDVVNELLITRGMAGMLNTIWLIVCAMAFGGIMEESGMLRVLAEAVIRKVHSVGSLIASTAATCVFFNVTTSDQYLAILVPGRMYADIYRKRGLKPENLSRTLEDSATVTSVLIPWNTCGATQASVLGVATLTYAPYCFFNIISPFMTILFGYLKLGINYYSEEEMLEIKKEFAV, encoded by the coding sequence ATGACAAAGAAACATAAGGAACCCTCTATACCCGAAGCATTATTTCCGATAGCTTTTCTCATAGTTTTACTCGTCATCAACATTTGGATATTTGGTACAGAGGGACTTTCAGGTTCCAATCAAATGGTTTTGGTGATATCGTCTGCCGTGGCTGCATTGGTGGCAGTATTCAGGCTTAACATCAAATGGGAAATCCTGCAGGATGGCATTGTCAAGAGTATATCCTCGGCTATGTCAAGCATTTTGATTTTGCTTTTGATAGGATCTCTTGCTGGTACTTGGATGCTCAGCGGTATAGTGCCTGCCATGATATATTATGGTTTACAGATTTTGAATCCGACCATATTTCTTATTGCAGCTTGCATTGTAAGTGCTATTGTTTCGGTTGCCACTGGAAGTAGTTGGACTACAGTTGCTACGGTTGGCGTTGCGCTTCTGGGGATAGGAAGGGCATTGGGCTTTGAAGAAGGCATTATCGCCGGCGCGATTATTTCGGGAGCTTATTTCGGGGATAAGATGTCACCTTTGTCAGATACCACCAACCTAGCTCCTGCGATGGCAGGAACGGATTTGTTTACCCATATCCGACATATGACCAAAACCACATTTCCAACTATGATTATCACGTTGATTATTTTTGGGATTATAGGTTTTACGTCAGGTGCTGAAGGTTCAGTCGGTCAGGTCAAAGAGATTTCGGCAGTTATTTTGGAAAATTTCAATATCAATGGCTGGCTTTTTATTGTTCCATTGGTAGTGATAGGAATGATTGTTAAGAAAATCCCTGCTGTACCTGCTTTACTCACAGGGGCTCTACTTGGAGGTGTTTTTGCCATCATTTTCCAGCCTGAGGTAATCAGACTTATAGCCAATGAAGCTGATTCCAGCATGGTTTACCAATCATTCAAGGCTGTCATGATGGCACTATATGGAGAAATAAGTGTTATCACTTCGAATGATGTAGTAAATGAATTGCTGATTACAAGAGGAATGGCAGGAATGTTGAACACCATTTGGTTGATTGTATGTGCCATGGCCTTTGGAGGAATTATGGAAGAAAGCGGAATGCTGAGGGTGTTGGCAGAAGCGGTAATCAGGAAAGTCCACTCTGTGGGTTCACTGATAGCATCAACGGCAGCGACTTGTGTTTTCTTCAATGTCACAACATCCGATCAGTATTTGGCTATTTTGGTTCCCGGAAGAATGTACGCTGATATTTACAGGAAACGAGGACTGAAACCCGAAAACCTTAGTAGAACCTTGGAAGATAGCGCGACTGTGACTTCAGTATTGATTCCTTGGAATACATGTGGTGCAACTCAAGCCTCCGTCTTAGGTGTAGCCACTTTAACTTATGCACCATATTGTTTTTTCAATATCATCAGTCCGTTTATGACCATCTTATTTGGTTATCTTAAATTGGGTATCAATTATTACAGTGAAGAGGAAATGTTGGAAATTAAAAAGGAGTTTGCGGTATGA
- a CDS encoding 3'-5' exonuclease, with protein sequence MIPKKISKTEIMDLPLGQFEGEIILIDKPTQIVDVVKELSSENLIGFDTETRPSFTKGRQHQVALLQLATKDVAFLIRVNQIGMPGAIKELLETKQIVKIGAAVRDDLKALSKLRETFAPQSFYDLNEELKRVGFENVGVRNLAAMVLNVRISKSEQVSNWEAPVLSEKQLLYAATDAWACLEIYNKLSYQGYLEGTFNP encoded by the coding sequence ATGATTCCAAAAAAGATCTCAAAAACTGAAATCATGGATTTGCCTTTGGGGCAGTTTGAGGGAGAAATAATATTAATAGATAAACCTACTCAGATAGTGGATGTGGTCAAAGAGCTTTCCAGTGAAAATCTAATAGGTTTTGATACGGAAACCAGACCTTCATTTACCAAAGGCAGGCAACATCAGGTTGCCCTTTTGCAGTTGGCTACAAAGGATGTGGCATTTTTGATCAGGGTCAATCAGATTGGAATGCCTGGAGCAATCAAAGAATTGCTTGAAACCAAACAAATTGTCAAGATCGGTGCTGCTGTCAGAGATGACCTTAAAGCCCTCAGCAAGTTAAGAGAAACATTTGCACCACAGAGTTTCTATGATCTCAATGAGGAATTAAAAAGAGTGGGATTTGAAAATGTTGGTGTAAGGAATCTTGCAGCAATGGTTCTGAATGTCAGGATCTCAAAATCCGAACAAGTATCCAATTGGGAAGCCCCTGTACTCTCGGAAAAACAATTGCTTTATGCAGCTACTGATGCTTGGGCCTGTTTGGAAATTTACAATAAATTAAGTTACCAAGGATACCTTGAGGGAACTTTCAATCCTTAG
- a CDS encoding IMPACT family protein: MLKSINLVLDTTDTYLTISDDSEGLYKEKGSKFLSFAFPASNEDEVKEKLEILRKKFHDARHHCYAYVLGKDREIFRANDDGEPNHSAGDPILGQIRSNQLTNVLIVVVRYFGGVKLGVGGLISAYRTAAAEAISNNIIVEAIVKHKVKLQFDYLSMNDVMKIIKDYDLEIINQQFDNDCKISLLVREGLMDEVISKFEKLEGLEFSKD, encoded by the coding sequence TTGCTCAAATCAATCAACTTAGTTTTGGATACCACAGATACATATCTTACCATTTCAGATGATTCTGAAGGACTTTACAAAGAAAAGGGCAGCAAGTTTCTGTCATTTGCCTTTCCTGCTTCCAATGAAGATGAAGTAAAAGAAAAACTCGAAATTTTAAGAAAAAAGTTTCATGATGCAAGGCATCATTGCTATGCCTATGTTTTGGGAAAGGACAGGGAGATTTTCAGGGCCAACGATGATGGTGAGCCCAATCATTCCGCAGGAGATCCAATTCTAGGTCAGATCAGGTCCAACCAACTCACCAATGTCCTTATTGTTGTGGTGAGGTATTTTGGCGGGGTGAAGTTGGGTGTAGGTGGATTGATTTCAGCTTATAGAACTGCTGCAGCAGAAGCCATTTCCAATAATATCATTGTAGAGGCAATAGTAAAGCACAAGGTCAAACTCCAATTTGACTATTTGTCAATGAATGATGTGATGAAAATCATCAAGGATTATGACCTGGAAATCATCAATCAACAGTTTGACAATGATTGTAAAATATCATTATTGGTCCGGGAAGGTTTGATGGATGAGGTTATTTCAAAATTTGAAAAACTTGAAGGTCTTGAATTTTCTAAGGATTGA